In Paenibacillus sonchi, a single genomic region encodes these proteins:
- a CDS encoding SAM-dependent methyltransferase, producing the protein MKLKNGEAPAFDVDAYFHNVRDLLSENAHLLALVLGDVLRKLLKGIQVQPQPRILELGAGTGFLTRLLLTMYGGSGVLVDNCRTSFDAYNRIKEKNEDRITYQLEDLFALKVTEPFDMVCSFGLIEHFQEKQEILSIHKEHCRPGGHMILIVPMDSFLTRAYYEVHPEINLGYRELLTKKTALEQIQTSGLQPVRAEVSQGYVYDFLTVLCK; encoded by the coding sequence ATGAAGCTGAAGAACGGGGAAGCTCCGGCGTTTGACGTGGATGCGTATTTTCACAATGTCAGGGATTTGCTGAGTGAGAACGCTCATCTGCTGGCACTGGTCTTGGGGGACGTATTGCGCAAGCTGTTAAAGGGCATTCAGGTACAACCGCAGCCAAGAATACTGGAGCTGGGGGCGGGTACGGGATTTCTCACCCGTCTTTTACTGACCATGTACGGGGGAAGCGGAGTTTTGGTGGATAATTGCCGGACCTCATTTGATGCCTATAACCGGATAAAAGAAAAGAATGAGGACCGCATTACGTATCAGTTGGAAGACCTTTTTGCCTTAAAGGTGACAGAGCCGTTTGATATGGTTTGCAGCTTTGGGCTAATCGAACATTTTCAAGAGAAGCAGGAGATTCTGTCCATCCACAAGGAGCATTGCCGCCCGGGCGGTCATATGATTCTAATCGTGCCGATGGACAGCTTTTTGACACGGGCCTATTACGAGGTTCATCCCGAAATCAACCTGGGGTATAGAGAGCTGTTAACCAAGAAGACTGCATTGGAACAGATTCAGACAAGCGGGCTGCAGCCGGTCCGGGCTGAAGTCAGCCAGGGTTATGTCTATGATTTTTTGACGGTTTTGTGTAAGTGA
- a CDS encoding HAD-IIIC family phosphatase: MKNGIKCVVWDLDNTLWDGVLSEGDEVTLKPQIKEILEELDHRGILLSVASKNNIDDAMNKLKEFEIDHYFLYPQIHWEPKSKSLDAIRQSINIGMDTLLFIDDRPFELDEVKSVHATINCVHADHYQELLDHPSLIPAFITEDSVKRRLMYLEDMKRKQEEEAFSGTSEEFLKSLGMKFIISEAEEEDLKRAEELTVRTNQLNSTGRIYSYDELNHFRVSPGHKLFVCELTDKYGSYGKIGIALAELTDTHWHIKLLIMSCRVISHGVGTVLLTHIMQQAKQANKRLLADFKNTERNKMMYVSYRFSNFKEIAKAEDGFVILENDLTTIQKFPPYIELLVQ, translated from the coding sequence ATAAAAAACGGAATTAAATGCGTCGTGTGGGATTTGGACAATACCCTCTGGGATGGCGTTCTGTCCGAGGGGGATGAGGTCACGTTAAAACCGCAGATCAAGGAGATTCTGGAGGAACTGGATCACCGGGGAATTCTGCTGTCCGTTGCGAGCAAAAACAATATCGATGATGCGATGAACAAACTGAAGGAGTTTGAAATCGACCACTATTTTCTGTATCCCCAAATCCATTGGGAGCCAAAATCAAAGTCACTGGATGCGATCCGCCAGTCGATCAACATCGGGATGGACACGCTATTGTTTATCGATGACCGGCCGTTTGAGCTGGATGAGGTAAAAAGTGTTCATGCAACCATCAATTGCGTTCATGCCGATCACTACCAGGAGCTGCTTGACCATCCTTCGCTGATCCCCGCCTTTATTACAGAGGATTCGGTCAAAAGAAGGCTAATGTATCTGGAGGATATGAAACGTAAACAGGAAGAAGAAGCGTTCTCGGGAACCAGCGAGGAGTTCCTGAAATCGCTGGGCATGAAATTCATCATCAGTGAGGCTGAGGAGGAGGATTTGAAGCGTGCGGAAGAATTAACCGTCCGCACCAATCAGCTGAATTCGACGGGCCGGATCTACAGCTACGACGAGCTGAATCACTTCCGGGTATCCCCCGGCCATAAGCTGTTTGTCTGTGAGCTAACCGATAAATACGGGTCTTACGGCAAAATTGGCATTGCTTTGGCCGAGCTGACGGATACCCATTGGCATATCAAGCTGCTGATTATGTCATGCCGGGTGATTTCGCACGGGGTTGGTACGGTTCTGCTGACACATATCATGCAGCAAGCCAAACAAGCCAATAAAAGGCTGCTGGCTGATTTTAAGAATACGGAACGCAATAAAATGATGTACGTCTCCTACAGGTTCTCCAATTTCAAAGAGATAGCCAAAGCGGAGGACGGTTTTGTGATTCTGGAAAATGATTTAACAACGATTCAGAAATTTCCTCCGTATATCGAGCTGCTTGTCCAGTAA
- a CDS encoding 3-hydroxyacyl-CoA dehydrogenase family protein: MHTFETIGIIGAGVMGSDLALDLASQGYRVILKDIHEEALEKAKAKIREDFKLVKLMKKELPVKEIEQVLSNIMFTTTYQSFHAVPFVIENITENWEAKQKVYLELQEHCQEDTIYGVNTSCISITKVGAILPRPENAIGMHFMNPVPLKQMVEIIKGYYTSEDTIRKIKDFLKAIDKKPVLVNDSPGFVTNRVLMPMINECIWAVHDGVAAAQDVDKIFRLGFSHKMGPLATADLIGLDTILNSILVLYESYNDPKYRPCPLLVKMVDAGLLGKKSGKGFFDYTSVLAHSHA, encoded by the coding sequence ATGCATACATTTGAAACGATTGGGATTATTGGTGCAGGGGTAATGGGTTCCGATTTGGCCTTGGATCTGGCAAGCCAGGGGTACCGGGTCATTCTGAAAGATATCCATGAAGAGGCACTGGAAAAGGCTAAGGCGAAAATCAGGGAAGACTTCAAGCTGGTAAAGCTGATGAAAAAAGAGCTGCCGGTAAAAGAAATTGAACAAGTGCTTTCCAACATCATGTTCACCACTACATATCAAAGCTTCCATGCCGTTCCCTTTGTGATTGAAAATATCACGGAAAACTGGGAAGCCAAGCAAAAGGTGTATCTGGAACTCCAAGAGCATTGTCAGGAAGATACCATTTATGGTGTCAACACGAGCTGCATTTCCATCACGAAGGTAGGCGCAATCCTCCCCAGACCGGAGAATGCAATCGGCATGCATTTTATGAATCCGGTTCCGCTCAAGCAGATGGTGGAGATCATTAAAGGCTACTATACATCTGAGGATACGATCCGGAAGATCAAAGACTTTTTGAAAGCGATTGACAAAAAGCCTGTTCTGGTTAACGACTCACCGGGTTTTGTGACCAACCGCGTCCTGATGCCGATGATTAACGAATGTATTTGGGCCGTTCATGACGGGGTCGCCGCAGCGCAGGATGTGGATAAAATTTTCCGCTTAGGCTTCAGCCATAAAATGGGCCCGCTCGCAACTGCCGATTTGATCGGGCTGGATACGATTTTGAATTCCATCCTGGTTTTGTATGAGAGCTATAACGATCCGAAATACCGCCCGTGTCCGCTGCTGGTCAAAATGGTAGACGCAGGGCTGCTGGGGAAAAAGAGCGGCAAAGGATTTTTTGATTACACGTCTGTTCTGGCCCATAGCCATGCGTAA
- a CDS encoding acyl-CoA dehydrogenase family protein — MAMTRNNSQSILEEVKQFVEEDIRPFAADFEEQQALPRELIRKMGRKGYLGASFPEEFGGLELDPLEYGSLVEEIGKGALSAAMLLTVSTGLVGETLIRWGTKYQQEKYVLPIARGEKIGAFALTEPGVGSGAKDVESAYEKVGDNYRITGRKKWISFGEIADFFIVIAAEQSSKAVSAFLVDRNLEGVKIKKMQGLLSCAASQLADIELTGVEVGPEMMVGKEGMGFAGIANFALDYGRFNVAWMGVGLAQEALEVMVTYARKRSQSGQKIFHHQLIKGIIGDNVTKIMAARSLCKEAARMRIENHPDTAIHTTAAKYFSSTVANKAAADAIQVLGANGCSRRFPVERLFREAKVLEIIEGTSQLQQQIIALYGANKYYQPKRIKEI, encoded by the coding sequence ATGGCGATGACAAGGAATAACTCACAAAGCATTCTGGAAGAAGTAAAGCAGTTTGTCGAGGAAGACATCCGGCCCTTCGCGGCTGATTTCGAAGAACAGCAGGCTCTCCCCCGCGAGTTAATCCGGAAGATGGGGCGGAAAGGGTATCTGGGAGCAAGCTTCCCTGAAGAGTTCGGAGGGCTGGAGCTGGATCCGCTTGAATATGGCAGTCTGGTTGAAGAGATCGGCAAAGGAGCCTTGTCCGCCGCGATGCTGCTTACGGTAAGCACGGGTCTGGTTGGCGAGACGCTCATCCGTTGGGGCACGAAATACCAACAAGAGAAGTATGTCCTGCCCATTGCCAGGGGTGAAAAGATTGGTGCGTTTGCGTTGACCGAGCCGGGCGTGGGAAGCGGTGCAAAGGATGTTGAGAGCGCTTACGAAAAAGTTGGAGACAACTACCGGATCACCGGCCGGAAAAAATGGATCTCCTTCGGCGAAATCGCTGATTTTTTTATCGTCATTGCTGCCGAACAATCAAGCAAGGCCGTCAGTGCTTTTCTCGTTGACCGCAATCTGGAAGGCGTGAAGATAAAAAAAATGCAGGGGCTGCTGTCTTGCGCCGCCTCACAGCTTGCTGACATCGAGCTTACCGGTGTTGAGGTCGGGCCGGAAATGATGGTTGGCAAGGAAGGGATGGGTTTTGCCGGAATCGCCAATTTTGCCTTGGACTACGGGCGCTTCAACGTAGCATGGATGGGTGTAGGGTTGGCGCAGGAGGCCTTGGAAGTGATGGTTACTTACGCCAGAAAAAGAAGCCAGTCCGGGCAAAAAATCTTTCATCATCAGCTCATCAAGGGAATTATCGGAGATAATGTCACGAAGATTATGGCCGCGCGTTCGTTGTGCAAGGAGGCTGCACGGATGAGAATCGAAAATCACCCGGACACTGCAATTCACACGACAGCGGCCAAATATTTCTCGTCTACCGTTGCCAACAAGGCTGCCGCCGATGCCATTCAGGTTCTCGGAGCCAACGGATGCAGCAGACGGTTTCCGGTGGAACGTCTGTTCAGAGAGGCCAAAGTCCTTGAAATCATTGAAGGGACCTCACAGCTTCAGCAGCAGATAATCGCCTTGTATGGCGCAAATAAATATTATCAGCCAAAAAGGATTAAAGAAATATGA
- a CDS encoding acyl carrier protein: protein MSMHEQIRNFIQDNLVVFDDEVEFSNEDNIFELGFVNSLFAMKLVTYIESEFNTTIESDEMDINNFNTIDNIVSFINSKTVYQ, encoded by the coding sequence ATGAGCATGCACGAGCAAATCCGCAATTTTATTCAGGATAATCTGGTAGTGTTTGATGATGAGGTTGAATTCAGCAACGAAGACAATATTTTCGAGCTTGGCTTCGTGAATTCATTGTTTGCCATGAAATTGGTAACGTATATTGAGAGTGAATTCAATACGACCATTGAGAGTGATGAAATGGATATCAACAATTTCAATACGATAGATAACATCGTAAGCTTTATCAATTCGAAAACGGTCTATCAATAA
- a CDS encoding cyclic peptide export ABC transporter → MKKGIAGWLVLLLLTMVLPLHAWTEPAAPNSLSNEETASIEAWINKNMREGKIPGASVVIVKGEQTVYSKGFGDSDVAAKRPVTPETLFELGSTSKAFTALAVLSLEKQGLIHMKDPVQKYLPWFQVSYAGEDGSGTSRVAGITLEQLLHHTSGLSFDTISDIPVGGDEQALERTVKAVVGERLDFYPGERFQYASINYDILGLVIEKVTGESFEVYLKNNVLNPLGLKNTYLFRTEAEQHEMARGYKLGFLKAREYQAPVYRGNTPAGYVISNGNDMAAWLKIQMGGQAEAAMDADLIGRSHQPDRSVFPGLDGSSYAAGWFVYQKGSGELSHGGSNPNYSSSVVFRPEEKIGVAVLANINSSYTQAMGQGIMEILHNQKLPENVSDQYRSVDKISTVILCIAVPLILLTGWFFIMTIKEIITKERRLRRKTAKNIYGLAVMLGFLGLVSYCFYNIPSVLFSGLSWELVEVWAPSSFMIAVPGLFIGVFFFSVYYFTTSLFPKARDRTLFPIILLSTISGFGNAIIIFIINEALNHTNRFQMGLFSFFVMGIAVYVFGQRLVRTKLITLTNEMVFQKRTDLIDKILRSSYQNIETIENERIYSVLNNDTETISGVTNILIFGVTSLVTLLCCFVYLGTINLLGLLISIAVILFAAGLYFLAGRHANQVWGETRDIQNTFFKFINHMVSGFKELSLHKGKKEEFQQELKQSCDTYRIKRIQGDLSFANVFVMGELLFTLVIGVVAFIFPLLFKDISNSSLRAYIFVFLYMTGPVHGVLDAIPNFIRVRISWNRLNELSRQLDIAEEMQEGPSDNEWSEDAPIHLEAKDITYHYQSQEGEQFAVGPLNLSVRSGQVTFVTGGNGSGKSTLGKLITGLYKPDQGEILLNGRRAAPEELSQSFSAIFSDFHLFERLYGMETGDKSQEIQEYLQKLDIEHKVQIQQGAFSTVNLSTGQRKRLALLISCLEDRPIYLFDEWAADQDPEFRDYFYHVLIPELKQKGKCIIAITHDDRYFHMADQLLKMEVGLLVNQLEEQHA, encoded by the coding sequence ATCGCTGGAAAAACAGGGCTTAATTCATATGAAAGACCCTGTACAGAAGTACCTGCCCTGGTTCCAGGTTTCCTATGCCGGAGAAGATGGCTCGGGTACAAGCCGTGTGGCCGGGATTACCCTGGAACAGCTTCTTCATCATACCAGCGGCCTTTCATTTGATACGATTAGCGATATTCCCGTTGGCGGGGATGAACAAGCGCTGGAGCGTACGGTCAAGGCGGTGGTTGGGGAGAGGTTGGATTTTTACCCCGGGGAAAGGTTTCAGTATGCTTCCATCAATTATGACATCCTGGGGCTTGTGATCGAAAAAGTAACAGGAGAGTCATTTGAGGTTTACCTGAAAAATAACGTATTGAACCCCCTGGGTTTGAAAAATACCTACCTTTTCCGTACAGAAGCAGAGCAGCACGAAATGGCGAGGGGGTATAAGCTCGGATTCTTAAAGGCCAGGGAATATCAGGCTCCTGTGTATCGTGGAAATACACCCGCCGGTTATGTCATTTCGAATGGCAACGATATGGCAGCGTGGCTGAAAATCCAGATGGGAGGGCAGGCGGAAGCTGCGATGGATGCCGATTTGATCGGCCGCTCCCATCAGCCGGACCGGTCCGTCTTCCCCGGTCTGGACGGTTCTTCCTACGCGGCAGGCTGGTTTGTCTATCAGAAAGGGAGCGGAGAGCTTTCCCATGGAGGCAGCAATCCGAATTATTCCTCTTCCGTAGTGTTCCGCCCGGAGGAGAAGATCGGGGTCGCCGTACTAGCGAACATCAATTCCTCCTATACCCAGGCGATGGGCCAGGGAATTATGGAAATTCTGCACAACCAAAAGCTGCCTGAAAACGTATCCGATCAATACCGCAGTGTGGATAAAATCTCTACTGTCATTCTCTGCATTGCGGTCCCATTGATCCTGTTAACGGGCTGGTTTTTCATTATGACCATCAAAGAAATCATCACCAAGGAAAGAAGGCTCCGCCGGAAAACCGCCAAAAACATTTATGGGCTGGCCGTAATGCTGGGATTTTTGGGGCTGGTCAGTTATTGCTTTTATAACATTCCCTCTGTTTTATTTAGCGGGCTTTCATGGGAGCTTGTTGAAGTATGGGCCCCGTCAAGCTTTATGATCGCGGTCCCGGGTTTATTCATCGGGGTCTTTTTCTTTTCCGTCTACTACTTCACCACATCACTGTTCCCCAAAGCGCGGGACCGCACATTGTTTCCTATCATCTTGCTTAGCACGATAAGCGGCTTCGGAAATGCAATTATTATCTTTATCATTAATGAAGCGCTGAATCATACCAACCGTTTTCAGATGGGGTTATTTTCTTTTTTTGTAATGGGGATCGCTGTCTACGTTTTTGGCCAAAGGCTGGTCAGAACGAAGCTGATTACCCTGACCAATGAAATGGTCTTTCAAAAAAGAACGGATCTGATCGACAAGATTCTGCGTTCTTCGTATCAAAATATTGAAACCATCGAAAACGAACGGATCTATTCGGTATTAAATAATGATACGGAAACGATCAGCGGTGTTACCAATATTCTCATTTTTGGCGTAACCAGCCTTGTCACTTTGCTTTGCTGCTTCGTCTATTTAGGCACGATTAATCTGCTCGGCTTGCTGATCTCGATTGCGGTTATTTTGTTCGCGGCCGGCCTGTATTTTTTGGCGGGAAGACATGCCAATCAGGTCTGGGGAGAAACCAGGGATATTCAAAATACCTTTTTCAAGTTCATCAATCACATGGTCAGCGGCTTCAAGGAGCTTAGCCTTCATAAAGGCAAAAAAGAAGAGTTCCAGCAAGAGCTTAAGCAAAGCTGTGATACCTACCGGATCAAACGGATTCAGGGGGACTTAAGCTTCGCCAATGTATTTGTGATGGGAGAGCTGCTGTTTACCTTGGTCATCGGGGTTGTAGCCTTTATTTTTCCGCTGCTCTTTAAGGACATTTCCAACAGCTCGCTCAGAGCCTATATCTTTGTCTTTCTGTATATGACAGGGCCGGTCCACGGCGTACTGGATGCCATCCCGAATTTCATCCGGGTCCGCATCAGCTGGAACAGGCTGAACGAGCTGTCCAGGCAGCTGGATATAGCTGAGGAAATGCAAGAAGGCCCGTCTGACAATGAATGGTCTGAAGATGCCCCGATCCATTTGGAGGCAAAGGATATAACTTACCATTACCAATCCCAGGAAGGCGAACAGTTTGCGGTGGGGCCGCTGAATCTGAGCGTCCGTTCCGGACAGGTTACTTTTGTTACAGGCGGGAACGGGAGCGGGAAGTCAACCCTGGGCAAATTAATAACAGGCTTATATAAGCCCGATCAGGGAGAAATTCTATTGAATGGCCGGCGGGCAGCGCCGGAAGAATTGAGCCAGAGCTTTTCCGCTATATTCAGTGATTTCCACCTGTTTGAGCGGCTGTACGGAATGGAAACCGGAGACAAAAGTCAGGAGATTCAGGAGTATTTACAAAAGCTGGATATTGAGCACAAGGTCCAAATTCAGCAGGGGGCTTTTAGCACCGTAAATCTCTCAACCGGACAGCGGAAGCGGTTAGCGCTCCTGATCAGCTGCCTGGAAGATCGCCCGATCTATCTTTTTGATGAATGGGCTGCTGATCAGGACCCGGAATTCCGGGATTATTTCTATCATGTACTCATACCGGAGCTGAAGCAAAAAGGGAAATGCATCATTGCGATTACGCATGACGATAGATATTTTCATATGGCTGACCAATTGCTGAAAATGGAAGTGGGGCTGCTCGTCAATCAACTGGAGGAACAACATGCGTGA